From Watersipora subatra chromosome 8, tzWatSuba1.1, whole genome shotgun sequence, a single genomic window includes:
- the LOC137401663 gene encoding methylmalonic aciduria type A protein, mitochondrial-like, producing MNKIDRLLNSANRMLRNCASKPSSDWSYVSSGLLHNDPHVSKIFHGIISGERAALAKGITLVESLNSRKKAMGEALLAKLIRHQRDLEAAGKKYTFRIGLSGAPGAGKSTMIESLGMKLTEEGHSVAVLTVDPSSVSTGGSILGDKTRMFKLSQNSKAFIRQSPSKCNLGGVTRNTNESISLCEGAGYDVILVETVGVGQSEIAVSDMVDMFCMVVPPAAGDELQGLKKGIMEVADAVIVNKADGDLLPAARRAQAEYTSALKLMRKKSELWTPQVLRVSSMTTEGMDKLWSLMSSYHQVMIDNGELSAKRERQKVVWMWNHAHDQLLDLFQSHPSVTRQRSDLERQVLNGHLSPGFAADLLLNDFFGSQKK from the exons ATGAATAAGATTGACCGCCTCCTCAATTCAGCCAATCGGATGCTTAGGAATTGTGCAAGCAAGCCATCTTCAGACTGGAGCTATGTCAGTAGTGGATTATTGCATAATGACCCGCATGTCTCAAAAATATTCCATGGAATTATTTCTGGAGAGCGAGCAGCTTTAGCTAAAGGCATAACTCTGGTTGAATCTCTAAACTCAAGAAAAAAAGCTATGG GTGAAGCATTACTAGCTAAGCTTATTCGACATCAACGAGACTTGGAAGCTGCAGGCAAGAAATACACTTTTAGAATTG GATTATCAGGAGCTCCAGGAGCAGGCAAATCCACTATGATAGAATCACTTGGAATGAAGCTAACTGAAGAGGGACACAGTGTAGCTGTATTAACCGTGGATCCGTCTTCCGTGTCTACTGGGG GCTCTATATTAGGAGATAAGACAAGAATGTTCAAGCTATCCCAGAATTCCAAAGCCTTCATTAGACAATCGCCAAGCAAGTGCAACCTCGGTGGAGTCACTCGGAACACAAATGAATCAATCAGTTTATGTGAGGGTGCAGGATATGATGTCATACTGGTCGAGACTGTAG GTGTGGGACAGTCCGAGATAGCTGTGTCTGACATGGTAGATATGTTCTGCATGGTTGTGCCACCCGCTGCAGGTGATGAACTTCAAG GGTTGAAAAAAGGCATCATGGAAGTTGCTGACGCAGTCATAGTGAATAAGGCTGATGGAGACTTGTTACCAGCTGCAAGGAGAGCTCAGGCAGAGTATACAAGTGCATTGAAGCTGATGAGGAAAAAATCGGAGCTCTGGACACCCCAG GTATTGCGGGTCTCGTCCATGACGACAGAAGGCATGGACAAGCTATGGTCACTCATGTCTAGCTATCATCAGGTTATGATAGACAACGGAGAACTCTCTGCTAAAAGAGAACGGCAG AAAGTAGTCTGGATGTGGAACCATGCCCATGACCAGCTACTTGACCTCTTCCAATCACATCCATCAGTGACGAGGCAACGATCTGACCTTGAGCGACAAGTGCTCAACGGTCATCTCTCCCCAGGCTTTGCTGCGGACTTGCTACTCAATGATTTCTTTGGCAGCCAGAAGAAGTAG
- the LOC137402791 gene encoding uncharacterized protein, which yields MAAFRFNVNDFPRLVINSSDAANSYKSWLSEINLCVEVTTLQMGKAKGGQVNFSGPIKLLVLLSAIGKDGCEALQSVGFSLESHDSTYEQAMDHLNRIYGGRETIYVKVMKFVTCSQTCEENERDYMLRVEKLSRNLNFDIDDNGKDFALAIAVNELRESTIHRQLMQEKDFDRGRLWDILRARQLAHYSEAVLKDAKAKGHESVRHECRSRHRNSIRFSRYSSADKHNWHARSKSELSPKSNRCYNCGSRQHRLRSCPDAKCFACNGKGHTSIDCARNGSENSQEQDLNRYRYERSSSSESDRNTDRGSGRDRDYTRSRHLNRSVRFSSSSPKRLDDKITRTLKVNDIEVDFVLDTGAEASTVTEKAANRLGLKLKVPSTVLTAVDGSELKVVGRAEVQLKSRHTSMVTQVHVIKGLNKNFLA from the exons ATGGCCGCATTCAGGTTTAATGTCAATGACTTTCCCAGGTTAGTTATTAACTCTAGTGATGCAGCTAATTCTTACAAGTCTTGGCTGTCTGAAATTAATTTATGTGTAGAAGTTACCACTCTACAAATGGGTAAGGCTAAAGGAGGTCAGGTTAACTTTAGCGGTCCCATTAAACTGCTTGTGCTATTGAGTGCTATAGGTAAAGATGGCTGTGAGGCTTTACAGTCTGTAGGATTTAGTTTAGAGTCTCATGATTCTACTTATGAGCAGGCCATGGATCATCTAAATAGAATTTATGGTGGAAGGGAAACGATATATGTTAAGGTTATGAAATTCGTTACTTGTTCTCAAACATGTGAAGAAAATGAAAGGGATTATATGTTAAGGGTTGAGAAACTCAGCAGGAATTTAAACTTTGATATTGATGATAACGGGAAAGATTTTGCTCTTGCGATAGCTGTTAATGAACTCAGGGAGTCAACTATACATAGGCAATTGATGCAGGAAAAAGATTTCGATAGGGGAAGGTTATGGGACATTCTCAGAGCTAGGCAACTTGCTCATTATTCAGAAGCAGTACTAAAAGATGCTAAGGCTAAAG GTCATGAGTCTGTTAGACATGAATGTAGAAGCCGACATAGAAACTCTATTCGATTTTCTAGGTATTCTAGTGCGGATAAACATAATTGGCACGCTAGGTCTAAGAGTGAACTTTCACCTAAAAGTAATAGATGTTACAACTGTGGTAGTCGGCAGCACCGGCTTCGCAGTTGTCCTGATGCTAAGTGCTTTGCTTGCAATGGGAAAGGCCATACTAGTATTGACTGTGCTAGGAATGGTTCTGAAAACTCTCAGGAACAGGATCTTAACAGGTATCGTTATGAAAGGAGTAGCAGTAGCGAGAGTGACAGGAATACGGACAGAGGTTCAGGTAGAGATAGGGACTACACACGTTCTCGTCATCTTAATAGGAGTGTGAGGTTTTCTTCCTCTAGTCCTAAACGGTTAGATGATAAGATAACCAGAACTTTAAAGGTAAATGATATAGAGGTTGATTTTGTGCTAGATACAGGGGCTGAGGCTTCAACAGTAACCGAAAAAGCAGCCAACAGGTTAGGCTTAAAGTTAAAAGTGCCATCAACTGTTTTGACTGCAGTAGATGGTTCTGAGTTAAAGGTAGTAGGCAGAGCGGAGGTTCAGTTGAAAAGTAGACACACATCTATGGTCACTCAGGTTCATGTTATAAAAGGATTGAACAAAAACTTTTTGGCATAA